The segment ttttgttgtctgtctcccccttctagactgtgagcccgctgttgggtagggactatctctatatgttgccaacttgtacttcccaagcacttagtacagtgctctgcacacagtaagtgctcaataaatacaattgattgattcttaagtgcttactatgagctgagcgctctcctaagcgctggggtacatacaagttaatcgagatggacaccatccccgtcccacacggggctcacgctcttcacccccatttgacgtggctcagtggaaagagcccgggctttgggtcagaggtcatgggttcaaatcccagctccgccactcgtcagctgggtgaccttggatcagtcacttcacctctctgggcctcggttccctcctctgtaaaatgggggttaagtccgtgagccccccgtgggacaacttgatcacattgtgtctaccccagcgcttagaacagtgctttgcgcatagtaagcgcttagagaagcagcgtggctcagtggaaagagcccgggctttggagtcagaggttatgggttcaaatcccggctccaccactcgtcagctgggtgaccttgggtgagtcacttcacttctctgggcctcggttccccctctgtaaaatggggattaagtccgtaagcccctgtgggacaacttgatcgccttgtctaccccagcgcttagaacagtgctttgcgcatagtaagcgcttagagaagcagcgtggctcagtggaaagagccctggctttggagtcagaggtcatgggttcaaatcccagctctgccactcgtcagctgggtgactttgggcgagctacttcacttctctgggcctcagttctctcatctggaaaatgggaatgaagactgggagccccccaggggacaacctgatcaccttgtaacctccccagcgcttagaacagtgctttgtgcagagtaagcgcttagagaagcagcgtggctcagtggaaagagcccgggctttgaagtccgaggtcacgggttcaaatcccagctccgccacttgtcagctgggtgaccttggagaagtcacttcacctctctgggcctcggttcccccctctgtaaaatggggattaagtccgtgagccccccgtgggacaacttaatcaccttgtatctaccccagcgcttagaacagtgctttgcacatagtaagtgcttagagaagcagcgtggctcagtggaaagagcccgggctttggagtcagaggtcatgggttcaaatcccagctccgccactcgtcagctgggtgactttgggcgagtcacttcacttctctgggcctcagttctctcatctggaaaatgggaatgaagactgggagccccccaggggacaacctgatcaccttgtaacctccccagcgcttagaacactgctttgcgcatagtaagcgcttagaggagcagcgtggctcagtggaaagagcccgggctttggagtcagaggtcatgggttcaaatcccggctccaccactcatcagctgggtgactttgggcgactcacttcacttctctgggcctcggttcccccctctgtaaaatggggattaagtccgtgagccccccgtgggacaacctgatcactttgtaacttccccagcgcttagaacagtgctttgcgcatagtaagcgcttagagaagcagcgtggctcagtggaaagagcccgggctttggagtcagaggtcatgggttcaaatcccggctccaccactcatcagctgggtgactttgggcgagtcacttcacttctctgggcctcggttcccccctctgtaaaatgggggttaagtccgtgagccccccgtggggcaacttgatcaccttgtatctaccccagcgcttagaacagggctttgcacatagtaagcgcttagagagaagcagcgtggctcagtggaaagagcccgggctttggagtcagaggtcatgggttcaaatcccagctccgccactcgtcagctgggtgaccttgggcgagtcacttcacttctctgggcctcggttcccccctctgtaaaatgggggttaagtccgtgagccccccgtggggcaacttgatcaccctgtatctaccccagcgcttcgaatggcgcatagtaagcgcttaaaaatactgaACCAACGCcagcgtcattattattattattattatgatttgacgggtgagataaccgaggcccgggTTACACCGaggccggcggagccgggatgaaagCCCGGGGCCGGCCCGGTGGCCGGTTCTCCGGGGGCGTCCTGGTTCCCGGCCGGTTGGGCATGAGCGGGACCCCCGGCCGGGGTCGGAGAGGAGGACAGACGACGGCAGAGAAGCCCCCGGCTAGGAAAACGTTTGTCTTTATTGGAGGGTTGGGATCACAGGGCGGGCGGGCCGAGGCGGGCATCCGTCGTCAGCGGCCCGGGCCGTGGCGGGCGCTCGGGGGGCACACCTTCCACCGGGCGACGGGGGGCCGTGGGGGCATCGGGGCCCCGGCGGGCCCGGGCGCTCACTTCTTGGGCTTCGGGGGCAGCGGCCGGCGGAACAGCAGGATGTGCGGTTCTGGACGAGGGACGGCGGGAAGGCAGCGTTGCCCGGGCGGCCAGTCagtccatcgatcgtatttattgggcgcttaccgcgggctccccccccgccccccgtcccctccgccGGCCCCCCGCTCACCTGGCTCGTGGATCATGTAGTGGACCCAGCCCTGGCTCTGCTGGACGCCCAGGTTGCGCCACTCGGTCTCGGACATCAGGTGGGTCTTGGGCACGAGCTTGGCGATGTCCTTGGGCAGCATCACGTGCCTGGGGCGAGCGCGGAGGGGAGGGCGGTCGGGTCACGGGTTCGGGGCCGTCCGCGGGCCCCGAGGGGCCTTCCCTCGGCGGCGGccgttcatcgtcatcatcatcaatcgtatttattgagcgcttactgcgtgcagagcactggactaagcgcttgggaaggacaagttggcaacatagagagacagtccctacccgacggtgggctcacagtctattaccgttcccgttaataataatgacgatggcattcgttaagcgcttactatgtgcagagcgccgaaTGATAAGGTTTCATTGGCGCCGGGGACCCAAGTGACCCGTCGGGACGGAGACGGACCcgccctcagtcattcattcattcgatcgtatttattgagcgcttactgtgcgcagaacaccatactaatcaatcgtatttattgagcgcttactgcgtgcagagcactggactaagcgcttgggaagtccaagttggcaacagcgagagacggtccctacccgacagtgggcccacagtctagaagggggagacggacaacaaaaccaaacatattaacaacgtaaaataaatagaatagatctgtacaagtaaaataaagaaatagagtaataaatacgtacatacatatatacaggtaagtatATACTTAGGtaagtatactaagcgcttgggaatccaagttggcaacagagacagtccctacccaccaacaggctcacagtctagaagggggagacagagaacaaaaccaaacatactaacaaaataaaataaatagaatagatctgtacaagtaaaataaagaaatagagtaataaatacgtacatacatatatacaggtaagtatATATTTGGAtaagtatactaagcgcttgggaatccaagttggcaacagagacggtccctacccaacaacgggctcacagtctagaagggggagacagacaacaaaaccaaacatattaacaaaatgaaataaatagaatagatctgtacaagtaaaataaagaaataaatagagtaataaatacgtacaaacatatacacaggtaagTAGATACTTGGGtaagtatactaagcgcttgggaatccaagttggcaacagagacagtccctacccaacaacgggctcacagtctagaagggggagacaaagaacaaaaccaaacatattaacaaaataaaataaatagaatagatctgtacaagtaaaataaagaaataaatagagcaataaatacgtacaaatatatatacatatatacaggtaagtatactaagcgcttgggaattcaagttggcaacagagacggtccctacccaacaacgggctcacagtctagaagggggagacggacgacaaaaccaaacatggagacgggtgtcaaaatcgttagaggagcagcgtggctcagtggaaagagcccgggctttggagtcggaggtcatgggttcgaatcccggctccgccccatgtctgctgggtgaccttgggcaagtcacttcacttctctgagcctcagtgacctcatctggaagatggggatgaagactgggagccccacgtgggacaacctgatcaccttgtaacccccccagcgcttagaacagtgcttggcacatagtaagcgctccccctccccatctcccgcccaccttacctccttcccctccccacagcacctgtataatatatgtatatatatatgtgcgtgtgtgtg is part of the Tachyglossus aculeatus isolate mTacAcu1 chromosome Y4, mTacAcu1.pri, whole genome shotgun sequence genome and harbors:
- the CKS1B gene encoding cyclin-dependent kinases regulatory subunit 1 isoform X1, with translation MSGGSGEFESQAAGGRRLIDGWGGAASCAAMSHKQIYYSDKYDDEEFEYRHVMLPKDIAKLVPKTHLMSETEWRNLGVQQSQGWVHYMIHEPEPHILLFRRPLPPKPKK
- the CKS1B gene encoding cyclin-dependent kinases regulatory subunit 1 isoform X2 — protein: MSGGSGEFESQAAGGRRLIDGWGGAASCAAMSHKQIYYSDKHVMLPKDIAKLVPKTHLMSETEWRNLGVQQSQGWVHYMIHEPEPHILLFRRPLPPKPKK